The Camelus bactrianus isolate YW-2024 breed Bactrian camel chromosome 13, ASM4877302v1, whole genome shotgun sequence nucleotide sequence CGGTTCTTTTCAAAATCATAACCATCATAccataaaaaatgaacaaaaatttcaTAATACCATTAAACACAGAAGTTTAAAAAGTATGTATTCCTAGACCCCCTccccagacctacagaatcagacTTTATTGTGGAACGTAGGTGTTGacagaaataaaatgcacaacgtGAAATTTGTGAGTTAAATTTTAGTCAGGGACTATAGCCTTACTGAAGGCTATAGCtgggaagacagcctctcagatggctctgagaaactgctccatccaaagaggtgagggagaagccaggatatatatgAACTTTTTTTGCTGGGAAAAACATGTagtctgctaatcccaaagaacaaacatctcaagttaatgatttgagtgcttttctatgcacgggaagatgcaagaatctgggatCACTGATAAATTTCATTACATGTGTATCCTAACTACCTAGGGGCCAGTATACACAGTATATTAGGGGCCAAAGCACAGAAtacttcctgtttttctccagcctgaattcccctcagggtacACTGTCGGTGGGCGACCGCAATATCTAAAGGCTTGATCCTTGTAGAACTGGAATAGTaggtaacatttttttctttatagggaAATCtacatttttagaataaaattccTCAGGTGATGTTAAGGTCCAAGAATTGCTAGGTCATTCGCATAGGACCTCCTGAGGATCACTGAAGGAGCCAGGTATAGAATACAAGTGTAGCTGCCAGTTTTTCGGTATATGGAAGTCTTGACTAACTTGACTAAGTCAAACTCTTgcaaattaattaaaatgcaaCCTGGGAAAGTATTAGTTTAAAGGAAATCTGGTATAAAATTGTTcaataaaatgaacatatgtatctGGATCCAATTTGTAAATCTGCATATATTGAGAATCTGCAATGTGTTTTGCATTAAAACGAACAAGAGGGACATAAAAAACACACTTcttaaaaacataaacattttgCCCTCAAATAAGTTATCTGAGTATAGAGCAGTTTGAAACTACAACCCAAATGAGACAGCCCAGCAAGAAACTTGTAAACTGTACCTATCTCACTCTCATCTGATTAAGTGATCAGTCCTATGTTTGtctacttctttatttctttttttaacctttttaaaattgatttataatcattttacaatgttgtgtcaaattccagtgtagagcacaatttttcagttatacatgaacatatatatattcattgtcacatttttttctctgagctaccataagatcttgtatatatttccctgtgctatacagtataatcttgtttatctattctaccattttgaaatcctagtctatcccttcccaccctccgcccccttgctTCTTTATTTCAATCCAATTCACAGGTATTTAACTAAGTGCCTAGTAGGTGCTCAGAGTTAAACTACAATATAGTAGTACAAAATACATCCCAGCTCTCAAAAAGCTTATTATCTAGTGGGGAAGATATATCTCAAGAGCTTATGCACAGGTCCTCAAACCTTACCGAGCAGAAAATCCCCTAGGAATTTATAAATATGCAGATTCCCAGGCTTTATACACAAAGATTCTGATTTAGTTGGTCTGATCCAGGAACCTGGAATCAGCATTTTAACACCCTTTCCAGGTAATGCTGAGCCTGTTGGTTCTTAGACTATACAGGAAACCCAGGAAGCCTGCAGTAAAGCTTGTCCATGCTCAGAGTCCAGAGGAGGTGGAAAGGCATTCAGTGGGGACCCCATCTAGGCAGGAATGCTGCTGCCACCCTCACTTGCTACACCTTGCCTCCTAACAAGAAGACTCCTACCAGAAAGAGATTGAAGGAGCCCCTCCTTGTGTGGGCAAGAGACTTGCATCCTAGGCTCTTGTCTCTGTGAAGGGCCATACCCATGCCACGGTCCCCAGCTCCCTAGCTGACAGAATGACTGACCAGGGAGGTCCCCAGTCCAAAGTTTTTTCTATACAGAGGGGACCTATCAGAGGCCAGTATTGGGGCCACAGGCCCCTGCCCACCGGCCCCCAACCGACGAGAGCGGATTAAGCTTCAAGTGGGTGCTGCACCAAGCCAGCAAGGATTTGCCGGCTTCTCCCGGCGGAACACCATTCACGGCACCTTATTGGGGTTCTTGTGAACTGCTGCGGGCAGTGGACAAAGGAGGTGGGGGGGTGATGGTGTCAGCTCTGCCCAGATGGTGACTGTAGCTGAAGCGGGCCACTGCTTCACGTAGGGCTGGAGATAAAACCGGCCACCCCAAATTCTAATCAGAAAGCACAAGAGGGGAGGAACTGGCGCTGCTTCAGTGGCGAGGATGGGTCAGTCAGTCCCAAACAGCCCTAAGGAAGGCGACTGCCCCAGCTTGAGGGCAGGCATACCCCTCCCCTCAGGAGCCTTCTAGCCTGAGCGGAAGAACACAGGGAACCTCTGCACTCTAAGACTGGAAATAGACCAGGGGTTTCCTGAGAGGAACACACAACCCCAGCCGCAGGAGCCCTTATTCAGAATCTAGGAACCACATTCCTGCTCTCAGGGGACCCAAAGTAGATTTCTACAAATCAAAGTCTAAGAACTCTGTGGGATGCCGCCAGCCCCGAGCGGGGGAAGGTGGGCGCAGCCCAGACCTAACTCAGAAACACGGAGCAGCTGCGCTGGGCAGAAGCGGTTAGGTTTTCCGTTGCAGGCCAGGTGGGCTCCCCAGGGGCGCAAGGGACAGGGTGCTGGCGGGCAGCGCCGGGGCCCTTTGCAGCCAGCTACGCCCTCCCCCTACCTTGCGGGCTTTTGCACACGACGCGCCGCTTCACACGGGGTAGCAGGGACTGGATAAAGCCGACCGGCGCGGGGCGTAGCGGCGGGAGTAGTggggcggcagcggcagcggcactGGAACAACCCCTTGGCGGCCCCAGCACGGCCCAGGCTGCGGATTAGCTGCAAAGCCCGCAGGCGAGGGGCGCACGCGGCGGGGAGGCGGGCGTGGCGCGCAGGGCCCTCTCGGCAGGTGAGTGCGTGCTGTGGAGCGTCCGGCGCGCAACTTCCAGGGTGCACGCGGCGAGGCACGCAGGGCCGCATGGAGGCCACGGAGAAGCAGCATCTGTTGGACGCCAGGCCTGGAGCCCGGTAAGGCGAGAgcttggggaggggcaggaatttGAGTGGCATCAGACGCACCTCCCCGTTTGCTTTTTTGGCAATGGATGGTTTTGGCGGTGGCTTGAACTGGGACCACATAGGAGGGGTGGGTGAGGTGAAGAAGAGGGGAAACCGAGCTTGAGTAGGGGGATCATCTCTCCCTCGCGACTGAGCACAGATTCTGACCCTTACTGGTTAGTGGGGAGTGCATATCTGGAGCCCCGCCCCCGGGCCAGCACTTTGCCCCTGAGCAACCCTACTCTGGGAGGCCCTGTGTCCCCAAGTGCTTGAGAACGGGAATCTGCTCTTCTTCCTGAGCCTAAGCTCTGTTCCTTCTCCGCGCTCGGCTGGACCGGCCCGCCTCTTGGCCAGTTCCCAAGGTCTTTGCCTTCTCAAGGCCCTGGGAGGGATCGGGGAGGAGGGAGAACACAGGGCCAAGACTCCTGAACTGGTCATTCCCAGCACCCCCTGCAGACTGGGGCTTCTGGTCACTCCTCAGGCTCTGTTGGGCTTGAAGTGTCCTTAGCTCTTCTTCCAAAAGGGTACATGGGAACCCCAAGGACACACAGAGAGGTAGGGCTGCACTTAGCCCTCCTTGCTCCCATCTCAGAGCTGAATCTCCCATCACCTTTCCTCTCTGGACAGGTCTTACAGATCTCTGTGGCAGGATGGGCCTGGCTGGGTCCCTATGTCCTCACCTGGCATGGATTTGCAGCCCATTGAGCTGGCTACCAAGAGCATCCATTACTGTCATGCCCAGAAGGGTCCTAGCAGTCATTGCGACCCCAAGAAGAAGCAGGCCTGGCGCCAGCTCTGTGTGGCCTCTGCCTTCTGCCTGCTGTTCATGATTGGGGAAGTAATTGGTAAGGACTTTTGTGCTAATTCAATGAAATTGGCATATGGATAGTGTGGATGATCCAAAAGGCTTTTCTCCTGGATGTTCACAGGAGTATTAATACTAATAGCTCCATTTATTGAACTCTTACCATGCTAAACCCTTTCTATGCACACTGTCTCAcacaatcctcacaacaacctgtgCTGTAATATGGGTACTGTTAttctccttattttacagatgatgaaactgaggcaccatAAGGCGAAGTAACTTGCCCCAGATCACACACAACTAGTAGGTCAGGGAAGACCTGAATGCCTAGAAGGAAAGAGCATTTCCTGAGTGCCTACTATGCTTTCCAGACCCAATCTGAACTTGATTTTCACATTCACCTTCTAAGTAGATTTTGCTAATCCCGTTTGACAGATAGtagaagttgaggctcagagaaagtaAGTCGTTTGCCAGTAGTTACACAGCTAGTGGTGGAGAGTTCTGGAGTCCATTGTCTTTCTCCGGACCTCATGGTTTCCCTGCTGCACAAACACTCTGGGAAGTTGGCTTCTTGGGGGGCTCATAAGAACCTTCCATTCTCCTGGCCCTGCCTCTGCAGGTGGTTACCTAGCACACAGCTTGGCAATCATGACAGATGCAGCCCACCTGCTCACTGACTTGGCCAGCATGCTCATCAGCCTCTTCTCTCTCTGGATGTCCTCCCGGCCAGCCACCAAGACCATGAACTTCGGCTGGCAGCGAGCTGGTGAGGGCCCTGATTGGGATGAAGATGGAGTAGGGAGAGGGGGTGGATCAAGACATAGGTTTTTAAGTGGGTGCAATGGGTGGATCCCTGAGTAAGGCCAGGAGGGTGCCTTGGGTGGGGAAAGAGGATGTCAACTTTGACTTCTGTCCTTTGGGAGCTCCCAGTCTGATGGGAGAGCCCTGGTCCCCCGTCCTCTGGGAATTCCCACCTTGCAGGGAAGGAGAGTCAACCTTCCTAGAAATGGCTAGACTTCAAGAATAAATGACTGTTGCATTAACTCTGCTCATAACTGCATGCATCAGCTCTGGAGGGGAGGAAATGGGCAGGAAAGGTCAGAAAGCCTTCTAAAAGATACAGAAGTTCATCTCTGGGCTGCATTGTCATTTTGTGCTTGGCGGGAGATGGCCCGGCCTTTGTTCCTCAGTTTGCCAGCTGAGCagtagatatatattttttagtgaGTCAGTTTCAACATAAAAGGGTTGACCCAGATGATTTCTTGAGTTTCTTCTAGCTCAGACATTCTCAGATGTATGAGATGTATGAGTGGTGGGGCCCAGTGCAATCACACCAGCCATACCTCCAGCAGAGCCCAGTCTGACCCAGGCCTGGactttgtggggagggggagggctccTCAGCCTTAGGGCCCCCTGCTAAGATTGGTATTGGGGGTCGGGTTCTTCCTCAGAAATCCTGGGTGCCCTGCTCTCTGTGCTGTCCATCTGGGTTGTGACTGGGGTACTGGTGTACCTGGCGGTGGAACGGCTCACCTCTGGGGACTATGAGATCGAGGAGGGAACCATGCTGATCACATCGGGCTGTGCTGTGGTTGTGAACATCATGTGAGTGTAACCTTGGTTCCCTGtgggtcctccctcctcccacctctcatACACATACCTACCTGCCTGCTCTTCGTAgaaggaggctgagatgcagtCCAGTACAGGATGCAGGAACAGAACTTCCCTAGTGGTCTGAGCTCTGGCACCTGAAACACCTGGGTCCTGCCTTAGGCCTAGGGCAAGGCCAACAGGAGCTGTAAATCTGGGGCAGCATTAACTCCCCACCCCATACATGTCGGTGAATAACCAGAGAGGCTTCATACCTGAAGTGGGAGGGCTGAGTCTAGTTCTTGCAGGAGAAGGTTCCCTAGGGGCAGAAGCCAAGTCCTTTTTCAAGCTGATGTGCCTGAAATTGGTCTCAGGGAGAGGCAGGGTGTGTCTCCTTTGGATTCTCTCTCCCTTGCTCAGTGGCCTTGGATAAGCCACTTCCCTCTCTAGGCCTCAGCTTCACCGTCTGTGACATGGTGGGTAGGGATGATCTCCATGGTGCCCTCCTGCTCTAAGATTTGGCACTGGGGCATCTTTGTGCCCAGAATCAGCCTGGCATTGGCTGGAGCTGAGCCCTTTCTCCTGTGGCGCTCTGGGCCGAGGCCATATGGGTCGGGCTCCTCACATGGCCAAAGGGATCATgcagtctgggggtgggggtgggatttTTACCCCACAGGGAGGCCTGTCCTAATGGGTGGCTTCTACTTGCTACCTCGATGAGCTCCATGGCCTTGTCTCCACTTCCGTAGAATGGGGTTGATTCTTCACCAGTCCGGCCATGGACACAGTCATGGCCATGGGCACAGTCATGGCCATGGGCACAGCCACGACAGCAGCCAGCAGCAGGAGAACCCCAGTGTCCGAGCTGCCTTTATCCACGTGATTGGAGACTTTCTGCAGAGCTTGGGTGTTCTGGTGGCAGCCTATATTTTATACTTCAAGGTCAGAGCTGGAGACAGAGGGAGGTGggctgggtggggaaggaagtgTAGATCTTGTGAGGGCTCCTCTCTGCACTGGACCCTTTCCAGATTCTAGCTTCCTCCCAACTGTGGGCataagggtggggagagggaaggaacaTTTATTCATACCCACCAAGTGTCAGTACTTCTTATCTTGACAACAGCCCTGAATGGGAAGTGGTAGTGTTTTCTATAGCTCAGAAAGGCTCAGTGACTTGCACAGTGTCACACAGCCGGTAAATTGTGGAgccagattcaaacccagggctGTGCTGCCAAAGCCTGTGCATTACCCATCACACAGAGGCAGTGTGGTGTAGTAGAAAGAGCCAGGTGTTGGGTATGAAGCCTGGTCCACCCCTTGCTAGCTGCGTGATGTAGAGTGAGTCCCTTCCTCTAACTGAATCTCTGTTTtcgtcatctataaaatgggcatgttGGACCAGATGGAATCTAAGATTCCATTAAGCTCTGTCCATGTCTCAGCCCCTTGGGCCAGGACGGGTGGGAAGGTATTGTGCCTTGTCCTGAGCTATGGTCTGTCCTGCCTGTCCTTCTGGACACAGAATAAAAGGTAGGGAACTAGGAGGCAAGGCCAGGGTGAGGCTCATGCCCACCCTGCAGAGAGAGCACCTCTCCCCAACTGATactgggtgggaggggagaaaagaggTGGAGGTGTTGGGTGgtgagccccagctctgccttcccATTTTCCTGTAGCCAGAGTACAAGTATATAGACCCCATCTGCACCTTCCTCTTCTCCATCCTCGTCCTGGGAACAACCGTAACCATCCTGAGAGATGTGATCCTGGTGCTGATGGAAGGTAACCTGGGCTTGGGGCTCCCATTTTGCTCTTGGCTGTCTAGCTCTAAgttcaggggtgtgtgtgtgtgtgtgtgtgtgtgtgtgtgtgtgtgtgtgtgtgtgtgttggggaagaGCGTCCCAGTACATTGGTGGGGGGTCATGGTCTGGGGCCTGGCATAGGCTGCAGAATCTTCTGGGACCCTGGGCTGATCCGGGCATTGAGCTGGGCCCTCAGGTGTGGTTGTTCCTGGAAATGTCCTCTGGATCATCCTTTCCTTCACCCTAAACCCAAGGGTGCCCCTCCCTGCTGGGATGTGTCCTCTCTACCTACTCAGGGGGCTTCTGGGTGGTGTCTGCAGCAACTGGCACTCCGGCCCTTCTTCATATGTTTCCTTAGTCTCCATTTGCTGTCCCTTGGGGCAGGTAAGGACTATGCTTCTTATTGCCcagtgggcaggggtgaggaggcAGACTGAGGGTCAGAAAAAGATAGTGGGTGTTGGGCAAGACTACTGAATTCACTCCATGTTCTTCCTTTCTGAGGCTTCTGCCTCCGGAGGACATACCTGGGCTTTGAGGGGTGCTCAGTGGTGGTGAGTGGCCTGCCCTGAGTTACCACACTTATTCATCAGGCTTTCTTGTGCTCTAGGGTCTTGGGTCATAGGCCTCTATTTGGTTAGGGTCAGTTTGGTTCCTGGTTTGGGGTCAGGAGGAGTATTTGGCTGTAGGTCAGAACTGTTTCTCCAAGAATCTGACTGACACAAGTAAAAGTGAGATAGTCATGTCCTACATGGGTGCAGGGATCCCCAGGTTCCCTTCTTTCCAATCAAAAAAATTTAATCGAGCATCtgctatgggccaggcactgttctaggcactgagatAGGGTGGTAAACTAAACAACTGTCCTGCCCTcacagagtttccattttagagggAGAGACAGCAAGAAACTGACAAATAAGATCATTTCAGACGGTGTTAACAGGGTGATATGATGGAGATCATTCGGGAGGTGGGGACAACATCCTATCTGCTGGCCAAGGAGTCCTAGTGAGGAGAAGACATTTGAGGAGTAGGCACCAGCATGGATGGGAGGGTGTGGTTTCCTTCAGCCCTCATCCCTGCTGTCCTCAGGGACCCCCAAGGGCATGGACTTCATTGCTGTGCGGGATCTGCTGCTGTCGGTGGATGGGGTGGAAGGTTTGCACAGCCTGCATATCTGGGCGCTGACCGTGGCCCAGCCTGTCCTGTCTGTCCACATCGCCATCGGTGAGTGGTGGGGACACTCAGGGTGGATAAGAGAGAGAGGCAGCCAGAGGCCTGGGGCCATCCCAGAGGGGTCCAGATGACCTCAGACGCTTGCAGCGCCCATGTGTTAGACCTGACACCCTGCTGAGTACTTgccatacattatttcatttgatcatCATAATcccattaacagatgaagaaactgaggttgggGGGATGGTAAAGTCATTTGCCCAGGCTTttacagctaataagtggcagaggaAAGATTCCTAGCCTTAAGCCGGTGCTTTTCCTGCTATTTTGGGATCATGCCAGGTATGGGAATCAGAGAGTTGCCTGGTATCCCCCTCTTGGGGGGTTTCTTGATGTTCAGGGTCCCCTATCTTGTTCTGCCAGGGGCAGGATATGAGACTTGGGCTCCTAATCATTCATAAGGGCCCAAGAGTGAGTAATCGGTTCTCTGGTGCTCCCCCTTGTGTGTCCTCTTGGCCTCCAGCTCAGAACACAGACTCCCAGGCTGTGCTGAAGGCAGCCAGTGCCCTCCTGCAGGGGAAGTTCCACTTCCACACTATGACCATCCAGATCGAGGACTACTCTGAGGACATGAAGGACTGCCAGTCATGCCAGGGCCCCTCGGACTGATGGCTTGGCCACGCACCAACTGGGGCATAGACAGGCCTGCAGATGGCTGGACTGAGTGTTCCCCGGGCCCAGCCAGGACTCTGCCTCCCACCACTGTGTTATAAACCAGGTGCCTCTCCTGATGGCTGCTCCATGTTCAGTGTGGAGAAGCCTTGTCCCACTCCAGGAATGGACGGTTTCCCTGCCTCTGCCACCTGACTACAGCAGCCCCAGGATGGGAACTCCGCAGGTGTAAAGCTAGCATCATCCCGCTCTTCCAGCAAACAGGTCAGCTCCTGGCAGGCCTGGGTTTGGGCCTAATCCTCAATTAATGCTGTCCTACCACCAGCCTTGGAAAGGCAATGAGGCGTAGTGAGGGGCGACAGACGGGATACTGACTTCAATGTCCCCTCACCTACTTGCCTCATTTCTCATTTTCAGTCTGTCTGGCCTTTGCCTTTTGAATCTGTAAAGAAGTTTTGGAACAgagccccctccctc carries:
- the SLC30A2 gene encoding proton-coupled zinc antiporter SLC30A2 isoform X2, with amino-acid sequence MEATEKQHLLDARPGARSYRSLWQDGPGWVPMSSPGMDLQPIELATKSIHYCHAQKGPSSHCDPKKKQAWRQLCVASAFCLLFMIGEVIGGYLAHSLAIMTDAAHLLTDLASMLISLFSLWMSSRPATKTMNFGWQRAEILGALLSVLSIWVVTGVLVYLAVERLTSGDYEIEEGTMLITSGCAVVVNIIMGLILHQSGHGHSHGHGHSHGHGHSHDSSQQQENPSVRAAFIHVIGDFLQSLGVLVAAYILYFKPEYKYIDPICTFLFSILVLGTTVTILRDVILVLMEDIPLPMGKLTPRLEKELI
- the SLC30A2 gene encoding proton-coupled zinc antiporter SLC30A2 isoform X1 → MEATEKQHLLDARPGARSYRSLWQDGPGWVPMSSPGMDLQPIELATKSIHYCHAQKGPSSHCDPKKKQAWRQLCVASAFCLLFMIGEVIGGYLAHSLAIMTDAAHLLTDLASMLISLFSLWMSSRPATKTMNFGWQRAEILGALLSVLSIWVVTGVLVYLAVERLTSGDYEIEEGTMLITSGCAVVVNIIMGLILHQSGHGHSHGHGHSHGHGHSHDSSQQQENPSVRAAFIHVIGDFLQSLGVLVAAYILYFKPEYKYIDPICTFLFSILVLGTTVTILRDVILVLMEGTPKGMDFIAVRDLLLSVDGVEGLHSLHIWALTVAQPVLSVHIAIAQNTDSQAVLKAASALLQGKFHFHTMTIQIEDYSEDMKDCQSCQGPSD